The Klebsiella sp. RHBSTW-00484 genome includes a window with the following:
- a CDS encoding LuxE/PaaK family acyltransferase has translation MVTLSSVDALCTINTPYCEDGNSQRLFDAAMHEIVAFHVANTPGYSQWLTHHNIQPDAENIDSWSQLPPIFANYFKQNLLISRSGQDALELTSSGTSGQKSRMRYDERSIGAAQGMVDRIFRHYGWETPDAPCNYLLLSYEPAGNITLGTSFTDQFLCKYAPVNHAVYALRHTGSGHEFDSYGVIRALQEFAEEGLPVRILGFPAFMWFILERMREMHLPALQLHPQSLAFFGGGWKTHADREIPKSAFYSRLTQQLGISDSRCRDGYGSVEHCVPYIECAHHHFHIPVYSRAWIRDTASLAVKDYGQSGFIQFVSPYITSSPAHSVVMSDLAVLHCAKECGCGATTDWFELLGRASRNKARSCALAASELIKGK, from the coding sequence ATGGTCACTCTATCCAGCGTTGATGCCCTCTGTACAATCAACACCCCTTATTGTGAAGACGGCAATTCACAACGACTTTTTGATGCCGCCATGCATGAAATAGTCGCCTTTCACGTAGCGAATACACCAGGTTATAGCCAATGGCTCACCCATCATAATATTCAACCAGATGCAGAAAATATAGATTCGTGGTCGCAGCTGCCGCCAATTTTTGCCAACTACTTCAAACAAAATTTGCTAATCAGTCGGTCTGGACAGGATGCGCTAGAACTCACCTCCTCCGGTACCAGCGGGCAGAAAAGCCGTATGCGCTATGATGAGCGCAGTATTGGAGCCGCGCAGGGAATGGTCGATCGCATTTTCCGCCACTATGGCTGGGAAACGCCTGATGCTCCTTGCAACTACCTGCTCCTGAGCTATGAACCCGCTGGTAACATCACTCTCGGCACCTCTTTTACTGACCAGTTCTTGTGTAAATACGCTCCCGTTAATCACGCCGTTTACGCATTGCGTCACACCGGAAGCGGGCATGAATTCGACTCTTACGGTGTTATTCGCGCTTTACAGGAGTTTGCTGAAGAGGGGTTACCGGTAAGGATCCTGGGGTTCCCGGCATTTATGTGGTTCATACTCGAACGCATGCGTGAAATGCATCTGCCAGCGCTCCAACTTCATCCTCAATCGTTAGCTTTTTTTGGTGGAGGCTGGAAAACGCATGCCGACCGGGAAATCCCTAAATCTGCATTTTATTCTCGACTGACCCAGCAACTCGGGATTTCGGATAGTCGATGCCGCGACGGCTATGGTTCCGTTGAGCACTGCGTGCCTTACATTGAATGCGCACATCACCATTTCCATATTCCTGTTTATTCCCGCGCCTGGATCCGCGATACCGCCTCTCTGGCGGTGAAAGATTATGGACAGAGCGGTTTTATACAATTTGTGTCGCCTTATATCACTTCCAGCCCTGCGCATAGTGTGGTCATGAGCGATCTTGCGGTACTGCACTGCGCCAAAGAATGTGGATGCGGCGCGACAACGGATTGGTTTGAGCTGCTTGGCCGGGCCAGTCGTAACAAAGCACGTAGCTGCGCACTGGCGGCATCAGAACTTATTAAGGGAAAATAA
- a CDS encoding acyl-CoA reductase — protein MYLIQGKTYPSFTPDEALALLTSKLDSALSQPPRPEIVLTCAGLFIEQLKDCAFIPQLGPVYREEIRKFCQPEALRHKLEHELGDNPFSVRRINYREPQFEGWRPLGVVVHITPANAELLPFFAIVESLLVGNINWLRPSSSEQGMTIQLLHAFIHCDLTGHLANFVAVVPVETKRLDLLLAHADGVSAWGGDTALGAIRQQLPDGCRWIPWGHKISFAWLKPDAINEESLLALADDVCCFDQQACSSPQIVFVDSDDSAVLHDIGRRLAEAMQHRHALWHPLIPDEKAAADITSTIAFAQLDAVFSGADNALLAGDGWRIIQQHTSAITPSPLFRTVLLRPLPQHKVMQTLRPWRTHLQTCGLVAADRDIIPLSQLLLAAGVNRICPVGKMHESYHGEPHDGIYALSQLARRVTVTLDANVLSQQARLDPNPPPPILSAPQPIMDKTAFLQHSMQPSAQLFFRSGGSSGVPKLAGFTYRDYHRQMQAAAAGMFAAGLDPVHDKVLNLMYAGNLYGGLLSFFTVLEMLEVTHLPMGGPHDDDYHEIAQTIVNQGVTTLIGMPSTLYQLFTREEAILRDYGGIQKLLLGGEHMGAVQRDYIQGFGVTTIRSALYGSVDAGPLGHACSYCPDGVFHLMADIQWLEIVDPLNDLPVAPGEAGRLLFTSTAREGQKIIRYDIGDTGRWLPGECPCGAPSPRFELLGRHGSLVRIGTMFIQPQRLETLANAPIQLLLKHNPDNGLECIQILTEGNIETVKKQVCTDPELGMALDANMLELDVINCSYSEFERHAQSGKTPLVIDKRR, from the coding sequence ATGTATCTCATTCAGGGAAAAACCTATCCATCGTTCACGCCAGATGAGGCCCTGGCCCTGTTGACGAGCAAGTTGGATAGCGCGCTGAGCCAACCGCCGCGCCCAGAAATCGTGCTAACTTGCGCTGGGCTTTTTATCGAACAGCTAAAAGACTGCGCTTTTATTCCGCAGTTGGGCCCGGTTTATCGGGAAGAAATCAGAAAATTTTGCCAACCTGAAGCGCTACGCCATAAGCTCGAACATGAGCTGGGTGATAATCCCTTTTCCGTACGCCGCATTAACTACCGTGAGCCACAGTTTGAGGGCTGGCGTCCTCTGGGCGTCGTAGTGCATATCACCCCAGCAAATGCGGAACTGCTCCCCTTCTTTGCAATAGTAGAAAGCCTTCTGGTCGGTAATATTAACTGGCTGCGCCCAAGCTCCAGCGAACAAGGAATGACAATTCAGCTGCTACATGCGTTTATCCATTGCGATTTAACGGGTCATTTGGCGAACTTCGTCGCTGTTGTCCCCGTAGAGACAAAACGCCTGGACCTGTTACTTGCCCACGCCGATGGAGTATCAGCTTGGGGTGGCGATACCGCGCTTGGGGCGATTCGCCAACAGCTCCCTGACGGGTGTCGGTGGATACCCTGGGGACATAAAATCAGCTTTGCCTGGCTAAAACCTGATGCCATTAATGAAGAAAGCCTCCTTGCGCTGGCAGATGACGTTTGCTGTTTTGACCAGCAGGCCTGTTCCAGCCCGCAAATCGTTTTTGTTGATAGCGATGATTCTGCAGTATTGCATGATATTGGCAGAAGGCTGGCGGAGGCCATGCAGCACCGTCACGCGCTGTGGCATCCGTTAATTCCAGATGAAAAGGCGGCAGCAGATATCACCAGTACCATCGCCTTCGCGCAGCTGGACGCTGTGTTTTCTGGTGCGGACAACGCTCTACTGGCAGGAGACGGTTGGCGCATCATTCAGCAACACACCTCGGCTATTACGCCATCACCACTCTTTCGAACCGTATTGCTACGGCCGCTACCGCAACATAAAGTGATGCAAACGCTGCGCCCCTGGCGTACCCACCTGCAAACCTGCGGATTGGTTGCCGCCGATAGGGATATTATTCCCCTCAGCCAACTGTTGCTGGCCGCTGGCGTCAATCGAATTTGCCCCGTAGGTAAAATGCATGAGAGCTACCACGGCGAACCTCATGACGGCATTTATGCCTTGAGCCAACTGGCTCGCCGGGTCACGGTTACGCTGGATGCCAATGTCCTGTCGCAACAAGCCAGGCTCGACCCAAACCCGCCGCCGCCGATATTGTCGGCCCCGCAGCCCATTATGGATAAAACGGCATTCTTACAGCACTCCATGCAGCCCAGCGCCCAGCTTTTCTTTCGCAGCGGCGGCAGCAGCGGTGTGCCTAAACTCGCTGGTTTTACCTATCGCGACTATCACCGCCAGATGCAGGCCGCCGCCGCAGGCATGTTCGCTGCCGGGCTGGACCCCGTGCACGACAAAGTGCTCAATCTCATGTATGCGGGCAATCTCTATGGCGGCCTGCTCAGTTTTTTTACCGTACTTGAAATGCTAGAGGTCACCCATCTTCCAATGGGCGGGCCTCATGATGATGACTATCACGAGATCGCCCAAACGATTGTGAATCAGGGGGTCACCACGCTCATTGGTATGCCCAGCACGCTGTATCAGCTATTTACGCGAGAAGAGGCAATTTTACGCGACTACGGCGGCATTCAGAAACTCCTGCTAGGAGGAGAGCATATGGGAGCCGTTCAGCGTGACTACATTCAGGGTTTTGGCGTAACCACCATCCGTTCAGCCCTCTATGGCTCCGTTGATGCCGGCCCTCTGGGGCATGCATGCAGCTATTGCCCGGATGGAGTGTTTCACTTAATGGCTGATATTCAGTGGCTGGAAATTGTCGATCCGCTCAATGATCTGCCTGTCGCGCCTGGTGAAGCTGGGCGTCTGCTCTTTACCTCGACGGCCCGCGAGGGTCAGAAGATTATTCGTTACGACATAGGCGATACCGGCCGTTGGCTGCCCGGCGAATGCCCTTGCGGCGCACCCAGCCCCCGTTTTGAACTTTTGGGCCGCCACGGTAGCCTGGTGCGTATTGGCACAATGTTTATTCAGCCCCAGCGACTGGAGACGCTAGCTAATGCACCCATCCAATTGCTTCTTAAACATAATCCAGACAATGGGCTTGAATGTATTCAGATATTAACTGAAGGCAATATCGAAACTGTCAAAAAACAGGTCTGCACCGACCCTGAGCTCGGAATGGCGTTGGACGCCAATATGCTGGAGTTAGACGTTATTAACTGTTCTTACTCGGAATTTGAACGGCATGCACAAAGCGGTAAAACGCCGCTGGTCATTGATAAACGCCGTTAA
- a CDS encoding phenylacetate--CoA ligase family protein, which yields MEEMTGSPLSLEQLVQVVRRRSPFYAEHYRHLAASGWQLTDLPLINPKRYWEESQGLQNWPVLTGPVEDGIVFKTGGTTGGGKLSIFSRQEWRSFVTSFGRSLSSQIKPGARVANLFFAGDLYASFLFIHGALSHMSTPVCEYPFTGTLESQNLTEQIIQHDISVLVGVPAMLLQYAAELTRKNCLLPGIETILYGSESLFTEQLQLLKSAFPNARIASIGCASVDAGLIGLSSPDCLAGEHRVFEPETIVEIIDEATGEPINEINRSGMLVVTSLTRTLMPLIRYPVGDLAAWREPSGSKNRKFILQGRSSLGHRLRVGYASVFPDEIAVLITEKLGNQQWQLVLEHDTHRDRLTLRIACSGTRDQANTLCSTLVARDHALAELQTAGQLIIQVHWCSQVELSRNTRTGKLLRVIDKRVYLAQETVK from the coding sequence ATGGAAGAAATGACCGGAAGTCCACTAAGTCTTGAGCAACTTGTCCAGGTCGTTCGCCGTCGTTCGCCTTTCTATGCCGAACACTATCGCCATCTTGCCGCCAGCGGCTGGCAGCTAACAGACCTGCCGCTCATCAACCCCAAACGTTACTGGGAGGAGAGCCAGGGTCTGCAAAACTGGCCGGTACTCACCGGGCCTGTGGAAGATGGTATTGTTTTTAAGACTGGTGGCACCACCGGTGGCGGCAAGCTGTCCATTTTTTCCCGCCAGGAATGGCGCTCATTCGTCACTAGCTTTGGTCGTAGCCTCTCCAGCCAGATCAAGCCAGGGGCACGAGTAGCAAATTTATTTTTCGCTGGTGATTTGTACGCAAGCTTTCTTTTCATTCATGGCGCTCTTTCACACATGTCGACACCGGTATGTGAGTACCCTTTCACCGGAACGCTTGAATCACAAAACCTTACCGAACAAATCATTCAGCATGATATTAGCGTACTGGTAGGCGTACCGGCGATGTTGCTGCAATATGCGGCAGAACTCACTAGAAAAAACTGTCTTCTACCCGGAATTGAAACCATCCTCTACGGCAGTGAGAGCCTTTTTACAGAACAGCTACAGCTGCTGAAATCAGCATTTCCAAACGCACGTATCGCCTCCATAGGCTGCGCTAGCGTTGACGCCGGACTCATCGGACTCAGCTCTCCAGATTGCCTGGCAGGCGAACATCGGGTTTTTGAACCCGAAACCATCGTGGAGATTATTGATGAAGCGACAGGTGAGCCAATTAATGAAATCAATCGTTCCGGAATGCTGGTAGTCACCAGCCTCACCCGCACGCTAATGCCGCTGATTCGCTATCCGGTAGGCGATCTGGCCGCCTGGCGAGAACCTTCTGGAAGCAAAAATCGCAAGTTTATTTTGCAAGGGCGCAGCAGCCTCGGCCATCGTTTACGGGTTGGTTATGCATCCGTGTTCCCTGATGAAATAGCGGTGCTCATTACGGAAAAATTGGGTAATCAGCAGTGGCAACTAGTACTGGAACATGACACTCACCGCGATCGTCTGACCTTACGTATCGCTTGTTCCGGAACGCGAGACCAGGCGAATACGCTATGCAGTACGTTAGTCGCCAGAGATCATGCTCTCGCGGAGCTGCAGACCGCCGGACAATTGATCATTCAAGTTCACTGGTGCAGCCAGGTTGAACTCAGTCGTAATACCCGAACGGGTAAGCTACTGCGGGTGATCGATAAACGTGTCTACCTCGCACAGGAGACGGTGAAGTGA
- a CDS encoding GNAT family N-acetyltransferase, producing the protein MIGIRDFQRQDSEAISALFRTVYGERYVYPDIYMPSMISWHNAQGHWHSAIAEQNGTIIGHAALWQHDTDKEAAELAMFAVHPVIRNRGVATQLGKHLLLIANKLGLGTLTIKMVSSHQHSQRLAKTLGFHSTALLRDYVPSPFQSGQRESIILGVLLLQPRPVPLAVDDSRHDCWINLLKEKFGTAHIPPARETIAAPVEISICDDRVDVTINKSISQTVNEISRLPDCKLIHIRVPIDGSLMSLRQRLWQGGYTDMGLAPSAEGRWFWLLQRGYRSQQLELSCPIAIALQKMNCAEHCQFCSATSSAWVSGSSAWKRCSRSAG; encoded by the coding sequence GTGATTGGAATAAGAGATTTTCAACGACAAGACAGCGAGGCTATCAGCGCTCTATTCCGAACGGTTTATGGCGAGCGCTATGTATATCCTGATATCTATATGCCCAGTATGATTAGCTGGCATAACGCACAGGGGCACTGGCACAGTGCGATAGCCGAACAAAACGGAACTATCATTGGTCATGCCGCATTATGGCAGCATGACACGGATAAGGAGGCCGCCGAGCTGGCCATGTTCGCCGTGCACCCTGTCATCAGAAACCGAGGAGTTGCCACTCAGCTTGGCAAACATTTGCTTCTTATCGCGAACAAGCTCGGTCTTGGCACGTTAACGATCAAAATGGTATCCAGCCATCAACACTCTCAGCGTCTGGCAAAAACGTTGGGTTTTCACTCAACGGCATTGCTCAGAGACTACGTCCCTTCTCCCTTCCAGTCGGGCCAGCGGGAAAGTATTATCCTGGGCGTATTGCTGTTACAACCGCGACCCGTACCGCTTGCCGTGGACGATAGCCGCCATGACTGTTGGATAAACTTGCTAAAGGAAAAATTCGGCACGGCTCATATCCCGCCTGCCAGAGAAACCATCGCTGCGCCTGTTGAAATATCAATTTGTGATGATCGGGTGGATGTGACGATTAATAAATCAATATCGCAGACGGTCAATGAGATATCCCGGCTCCCCGACTGCAAACTGATTCATATTCGAGTGCCCATCGATGGCTCTTTGATGTCGCTACGACAAAGGCTATGGCAGGGAGGATATACAGATATGGGCCTGGCGCCATCAGCTGAGGGTAGATGGTTCTGGCTGTTGCAACGAGGCTATCGTTCCCAACAACTCGAACTATCCTGTCCTATCGCTATTGCCCTACAGAAAATGAACTGCGCCGAGCATTGTCAATTCTGCTCGGCCACCAGCAGCGCCTGGGTATCCGGCTCCAGCGCCTGGAAAAGGTGCTCTCGATCGGCCGGATAG
- a CDS encoding helix-turn-helix domain-containing protein, which translates to MTQPISLIAKSLVRERARTGLSLAEVARRAGIAKSTLSQLESANGNPSLETLWALCVALDIPFARLLEPQVNTTQVIRRGEGTKVIAEQANYQAILLAACPPGARRDIYLLLTQPGADRISQPHPLGSVEHIIITQGRARVGLTEAPEELGEGDYICYPADREHLFQALEPDTQALLVAEQN; encoded by the coding sequence ATGACCCAGCCAATTAGCCTGATTGCCAAAAGTCTGGTACGTGAACGTGCGCGCACCGGGCTTTCCCTCGCCGAAGTTGCGCGGCGGGCGGGAATTGCTAAATCGACGTTATCGCAGCTGGAATCCGCTAACGGCAACCCGAGCCTGGAAACCCTGTGGGCGCTCTGCGTGGCTCTTGATATTCCCTTCGCTCGTCTGCTGGAACCGCAGGTCAATACCACTCAGGTGATCCGTCGCGGCGAGGGGACGAAAGTTATCGCCGAGCAGGCAAACTATCAGGCGATCCTCCTGGCTGCATGCCCGCCGGGTGCACGGCGCGATATCTATCTCTTGTTGACCCAGCCGGGAGCGGACCGCATTTCACAGCCGCATCCGCTGGGGTCAGTGGAGCATATTATTATCACTCAGGGACGCGCGCGAGTTGGCCTGACGGAAGCGCCGGAAGAACTGGGGGAAGGGGATTACATCTGCTATCCGGCCGATCGAGAGCACCTTTTCCAGGCGCTGGAGCCGGATACCCAGGCGCTGCTGGTGGCCGAGCAGAATTGA
- a CDS encoding AzlC family ABC transporter permease: MKRHFASLKGDTIKAIFLVCLAVGIVGMSYGSLAIAYGFPIWVPFVLSVCVLAGASEFMFIGIVASGGNPLAAAAAGLLVNARHIPFGVTVRDLVGQRAASFLGCHIMNDESVVFGLSQKTPEQRRAAYWLCGLGVALIWPLGALLGAGVGKLLPAPETIGLDAVFPAILLALVVPAFKNRTTLIRACSGAVLSLAAVPFAPVGLPVLLSLFGLLARKK; the protein is encoded by the coding sequence ATGAAGCGGCACTTCGCCAGCCTCAAAGGCGACACCATTAAAGCAATTTTTTTAGTCTGCCTGGCGGTTGGCATCGTCGGCATGTCCTACGGCTCGCTGGCTATCGCCTATGGTTTTCCCATTTGGGTGCCTTTTGTCCTCTCGGTTTGCGTGCTGGCAGGTGCCTCTGAGTTTATGTTTATTGGGATTGTCGCCAGCGGCGGCAACCCGTTGGCAGCGGCAGCGGCCGGTTTACTGGTTAACGCCCGCCATATTCCTTTCGGCGTCACGGTACGCGATCTGGTCGGCCAGCGCGCCGCCAGCTTCCTCGGTTGCCACATCATGAACGACGAAAGCGTGGTTTTTGGTCTGTCGCAGAAAACCCCCGAACAGCGCCGGGCTGCCTACTGGCTATGCGGTCTGGGCGTGGCGCTGATTTGGCCACTGGGAGCGCTCCTGGGCGCGGGCGTCGGCAAGTTGCTTCCGGCTCCGGAAACCATCGGCCTTGATGCGGTATTCCCGGCGATTCTGCTGGCATTGGTCGTTCCGGCATTTAAAAACCGTACTACCCTTATCCGCGCCTGTAGCGGAGCGGTGCTATCTCTGGCCGCCGTGCCTTTTGCGCCGGTTGGCCTGCCGGTCCTGCTGTCGCTGTTTGGCCTGCTGGCGAGGAAAAAGTAA
- a CDS encoding AzlD domain-containing protein encodes MGNMTLFIVGIAVLSLGTYLMRLGGAKLGSRLAFSERSQALLSDAATVLLFSVALATTFYEGEHFAGMARVLGVGFAVFLAWRKMPLIVVIIAAAVVTALLRMAGMS; translated from the coding sequence ATGGGTAACATGACGCTGTTTATTGTCGGTATCGCCGTGCTATCTCTGGGAACCTATTTAATGCGTTTAGGTGGGGCAAAGCTCGGCAGCCGTTTAGCCTTTTCTGAACGCTCCCAGGCACTGCTCTCCGATGCGGCGACGGTGCTGCTCTTTTCCGTCGCGCTGGCGACCACCTTTTATGAAGGCGAACATTTTGCCGGCATGGCGCGGGTGCTGGGCGTGGGCTTCGCGGTGTTCCTCGCCTGGCGCAAGATGCCGCTGATTGTGGTGATTATCGCCGCCGCCGTGGTAACGGCGCTGCTGCGGATGGCGGGAATGTCTTAG
- a CDS encoding AAA family ATPase produces the protein MKRHLTPGCKTVILINGIPASGKSTVTRQLSAAFNLPLLTIDGIKEPFMARFTDIDRPFNRQLGCAAYEVIWSIVGQSPAGCVWLVDAWFGFQPRETLQQLLQQAGVEKVLEVWNHISPELAVSRYATRLQDRKPGHPGEEYLPELHALAERAQPMRLGPVFTVDQRQLPDIGLLNEWIEIQIGNENCRPDKTR, from the coding sequence ATGAAGAGACACCTTACTCCAGGCTGCAAAACGGTGATTTTAATTAACGGCATTCCCGCATCGGGTAAAAGCACCGTCACCCGGCAGCTCTCGGCAGCATTTAATCTGCCGCTGCTGACCATTGACGGTATTAAAGAGCCCTTTATGGCGCGCTTTACTGATATTGATCGACCCTTCAACCGGCAGCTGGGCTGCGCCGCCTATGAGGTTATCTGGTCGATTGTCGGTCAGTCTCCAGCGGGCTGCGTCTGGCTGGTAGACGCATGGTTTGGTTTTCAGCCGCGTGAAACATTGCAGCAACTGCTCCAGCAGGCTGGCGTTGAAAAGGTCCTTGAGGTCTGGAATCACATCTCGCCAGAGCTTGCGGTATCACGCTACGCCACGCGGTTGCAGGATCGCAAACCGGGACATCCGGGTGAAGAGTATCTCCCGGAGCTTCACGCGCTTGCCGAACGGGCGCAACCGATGCGCCTGGGACCGGTATTTACGGTAGATCAACGACAGCTACCAGACATTGGACTCTTAAATGAGTGGATTGAAATACAGATAGGGAATGAAAACTGTAGGCCGGATAAGACGCGTTAG
- a CDS encoding PTS sugar transporter subunit IIA, producing MTIKELLIEADAIQVGVTESDWQKVIHLAASPLVAKGYISADYGQAVIDNTLHHGAYYVFDEGVAIPHARPECGVKRNCFSLVVLNKPIQFADSEKVDIVIMFGAQDSNAHIEEGIRAIIALLDNNETMTKLRAASSREEVVALL from the coding sequence ATGACAATAAAAGAATTACTTATTGAGGCCGATGCCATTCAGGTCGGCGTCACGGAGTCCGACTGGCAGAAGGTGATTCATCTGGCCGCCAGTCCGCTGGTAGCAAAAGGATACATTTCGGCGGATTACGGCCAGGCGGTCATTGATAATACTCTGCATCATGGTGCGTACTACGTTTTTGATGAAGGGGTGGCGATCCCTCACGCCCGTCCGGAGTGCGGCGTAAAGCGCAACTGTTTTAGTTTGGTGGTGCTGAATAAACCGATTCAATTTGCCGACAGCGAGAAGGTGGACATTGTCATTATGTTTGGCGCGCAAGATAGCAATGCCCATATTGAGGAGGGGATCCGCGCTATTATCGCGTTACTCGATAATAATGAGACGATGACGAAGCTGCGGGCCGCCAGCAGCCGGGAGGAGGTCGTCGCGCTGTTATGA